In the Hordeum vulgare subsp. vulgare chromosome 7H, MorexV3_pseudomolecules_assembly, whole genome shotgun sequence genome, one interval contains:
- the LOC123410222 gene encoding beta-glucuronosyltransferase GlcAT14B-like: MRKSCGLNSGPGRPFNDRRWLLPFIASLLVSVTLFLAAACGLFSPPYLAGDDAFLFDVVSFTDWDDGGSPSQRDSSQSVEPEAKDRLLDDNDNPDNAAVNSDDSDAEPPRLAYLLEGTKGDGLRMRRVLQAIYHPRNQYILHLDLEAPPRERIDLAMYVKGDPMFSQVGNVRVIAKGNLVTYKGPTMVACTLHAVAILLKEGLEWDWFINLSASDYPLMTQDDILHVFSSLPRNLNFIEHMQISGWKRIQRAKPIVLDPGLYLSKKFDLSTTTERRELPTSFKLYTGSAWIMLTKSFLEYCIWGWDNLPRTLLMYYVNFISSPEGYFHTVICNSDEFQGTAVGHDLHYIAWDYPAKQHPLTLSMKDLNNMVKSGAPFARKFPKEDKVLDRIDRELLHRSEGQFTPGAWCNGSSEGGADPCLSRKEDSVLEPGPGADRLRGLMKKVLSWDYRNGSCSTLSYDQTKRDWYVPRSKG; this comes from the exons ATGAGGAAGAGCTGTGGCCTCAACTCCGGTCCCGGGAGGCCCTTCAACGACCGCCGGTGGCTGCTCCCCTTCATCGCGAGCCTCCTCGTGTCGGTCACCCTCTTCCTGGCCGCCGCCTGCGGCCTCTTCTCACCGCCCTACTTGGCCGGCGACGACGCCTTCCTATTTGACGTCGTCTCGTTCACCGACTGGGACGACGGAGGCTCACCGTCGCAGCGGGACAGCAGCCAGTCAGTGGAACCCGAGGCAAAGGACCGGCTGctggacgacaacgacaaccccgACAACGCCGCCGTGAACTCTGACGACTCCGACGCCGAGCCGCCCAGGCTGGCGTACCTCCTCGAGGGCACCAAGGGCGACGGCCTGCGGATGCGGAGGGTGCTGCAGGCGATATACCACCCGCGCAACCAGTACATCCTGCACTTGGATCTGGAGGCGCCGCCACGGGAGAGGATTGACCTGGCcatgtacgtcaagggggacccgatGTTCAGCCAGGTCGGGAATGTGCGGGTGATCGCCAAGGGCAACCTGGTCACGTACAAGGGGCCGACGATGGTCGCCTGCACGCTCCACGCCGTGGCGATCCTCCTCAAGGAAGGCTTGGAGTGGGACTGGTTCATCAACCTCAGCGCCTCAGATTATCCCCTCATGACGCAAGATG ATATACTTCATGTTTTCTCGTCTTTGCCAAGAAATCTTAATTTTATAGAGCACATGCAAATATCTGGATGGAAAAG GATCCAAAGAGCAAAACCCATAGTTCTGGACCCAGGGCTTTATCTGTCAAAAAAGTTTGACCTTTCTACGACTACTGAGCGGCGAGAACTGCCAACATCTTTCAAATTATATACTG GTTCTGCTTGGATAATGCTCACGAAATCCTTCCTGGAGTACTGCATATGGGGTTGGGATAATCTCCCACGTACCCTCCTGATGTACTATGTCAACTTCATCTCCTCAccagaaggttatttccatactgTGATCTGCAACTCTGATGAGTTTCAGGGCACTGCAGTTGGTCATGACCTGCACTACATTGCCTGGGACTACCCTGCAAAACAGCATCCACTGACCCTCTCCATGAAGGACTTAAACAACATGGTCAAGAGTGGCGCGCCCTTTGCGCGGAAGTTTCCAAAGGAAGACAAGGTCTTGGACAGGATCGACCGTGAGCTTCTGCACCGCTCTGAAGGCCAGTTCACTCCTGGGGCATGGTGTAATGGGAGCTCTGAGGGAGGGGCTGACCCTTGCTTGTCTAGGAAGGAAGACTCTGTTTTAGAGCCTGGTCCAGGCGCTGACAGGCTGCGTGGCTTGATGAAGAAGGTGCTGTCATGGGATTACCGCAACGGCAGCTGCTCGACTCTCTCATACGATCAAACAAAGAGAGACTGGTATGTTCCCAGAAGTAAAGGATAA